In Paenibacillus sonchi, a single genomic region encodes these proteins:
- a CDS encoding ABC transporter permease subunit, producing the protein MNNLFKYEFMKIAKKRMNIVVVLVSLFLTLLFFIMPVKNYIALERDGSQVNGTAAIRLEKEYAKELEGTLTEERVAKDIKAYQALFSNPENVVKDGDQVNLKDDIYARSVLPHFAYFKMIDEAFVKPQVTDNGLTALRDMRLNKDTAGFYQARADKVKSYLDMDYSDWKYSEQEKQFWNTHNSQVETPYEYGYHAGWKSLFQCFELLIVSIIAICICVAPVFAGEYQSGADSVILSTRYGKSKLIQAKISAAFLFALLVFSVNLVLAVGIQLYAFGTGGWNLPLQILNVTVPYNLSMLEAAVVCVSILYLVLLGMVAVTLLLSAKMKTAFVVLVIDVLIILLPVFLGLSGTNGILNHILMLLPYMAVQPVFPADYTSYFSYPLPGLTLSIITVRIVLYVVICSVCLPFVGRVFKRHQVQ; encoded by the coding sequence ATGAACAATTTATTCAAATATGAGTTTATGAAAATTGCCAAAAAGAGAATGAACATTGTTGTTGTTCTGGTTAGTTTGTTCTTAACCCTTTTATTCTTTATCATGCCTGTCAAAAATTATATTGCGCTGGAGCGTGACGGCAGTCAGGTAAATGGTACGGCGGCAATCCGGCTTGAGAAAGAATACGCTAAAGAGCTTGAAGGAACACTGACTGAGGAACGGGTTGCCAAAGATATTAAAGCATATCAGGCATTGTTCTCTAATCCTGAGAATGTGGTGAAAGACGGGGATCAGGTGAATTTGAAGGATGACATTTATGCCCGTTCTGTATTGCCGCATTTCGCTTACTTTAAAATGATTGACGAAGCTTTTGTGAAGCCGCAGGTCACCGATAACGGACTTACCGCACTCAGAGATATGCGGCTCAACAAGGATACTGCGGGATTTTATCAGGCGCGCGCAGACAAAGTTAAGAGTTACTTGGATATGGACTATTCGGACTGGAAATATTCAGAGCAGGAAAAGCAATTCTGGAACACCCACAACAGCCAGGTTGAAACTCCTTATGAATACGGCTATCACGCCGGCTGGAAGAGCCTGTTCCAGTGTTTTGAATTGCTGATTGTTTCTATTATTGCTATCTGCATTTGTGTTGCTCCAGTATTCGCTGGAGAATATCAATCGGGTGCTGACAGCGTCATCCTGTCTACCCGGTACGGGAAATCAAAATTGATCCAGGCCAAAATATCAGCGGCCTTTCTGTTTGCACTGCTTGTCTTTTCCGTAAATCTTGTGTTGGCTGTAGGGATTCAATTATACGCGTTTGGGACCGGGGGCTGGAACCTGCCGCTGCAAATTTTGAATGTTACTGTTCCCTATAATCTATCCATGCTGGAAGCAGCAGTAGTATGTGTGTCCATCCTATATCTGGTTTTGCTGGGGATGGTCGCTGTAACCCTGCTTCTGTCCGCAAAAATGAAAACTGCATTTGTGGTGCTGGTGATTGATGTGCTAATCATATTGCTTCCTGTCTTTCTGGGGCTGAGCGGAACCAACGGCATCCTGAATCATATTCTGATGCTGCTTCCGTACATGGCAGTGCAGCCCGTTTTTCCAGCGGACTATACTTCATATTTTTCATACCCCCTTCCCGGCTTAACCTTGAGCATTATTACCGTGAGAATCGTCCTTTATGTGGTGATATGTTCAGTATGCCTGCCCTTTGTCGGGCGTGTATTTAAGCGTCACCAGGTGCAATAG
- a CDS encoding VanZ family protein, protein MDDLMGYFIIGGILIGAVIILYLPVFFLLKGRVSVIRQLSIVLLAACSCIVLYATIISAWGQDAFHPAQHHLNLLPLRMLDESGGMLTDKMVVQIFANILMFIPCGFLLPIVFSVMRSFGRTALMIFFASFSIEFVQYFLGAAADIDDVILNLLGGILGYVLFAGGSRYLQRKHARLKLSGGNHYR, encoded by the coding sequence ATGGATGATTTAATGGGTTACTTTATTATAGGAGGCATACTCATCGGAGCAGTTATTATATTGTATCTGCCGGTATTCTTTTTGCTGAAGGGACGGGTAAGTGTAATCCGGCAGTTGAGCATAGTATTGCTCGCTGCATGCAGCTGTATAGTGTTATATGCAACCATAATTTCAGCATGGGGACAAGACGCATTCCATCCGGCGCAGCATCACTTGAATCTGCTCCCTTTACGCATGTTAGATGAGTCTGGGGGCATGTTAACGGATAAAATGGTGGTGCAGATTTTTGCCAATATCCTTATGTTTATCCCCTGCGGATTTTTGCTGCCCATCGTTTTTTCAGTGATGCGTTCTTTTGGGAGAACGGCATTAATGATTTTTTTTGCAAGCTTTTCAATCGAATTTGTGCAATATTTTCTTGGAGCGGCTGCAGACATAGACGATGTTATCCTGAACCTTCTGGGAGGAATTCTGGGATATGTCCTATTTGCCGGGGGTTCCCGCTATTTGCAGCGTAAACATGCCCGGTTAAAGCTGTCAGGCGGTAATCACTACAGATAA
- a CDS encoding sensor histidine kinase — protein MNYAKLRMKVFVRMLSLILLALIAVDVLYSLVRGRLGEAGVRLLQYVFGYEYDHALSIYESVLRDHWEIIMLIAISAFFLIFFYFSLSWFTKYFNEVNAGIDALVTDEADIKLSPEMSSMEQKLVFVKQTLQKRELEVQLAEQNKRDLVMYLAHDIKTPLTSVIGYLSLLHEAPDMPKEQKENYTKITLEKAYHLERLINDFFEVERYNQQTIQLKKQNVDLSYMLIQMPDEFYPSLTPAGKRMIVNVEDTITVYGDSEKLARVFNNILKNAIAYSDDNSTIEVSAKVQKDMAAVTCTNTGTTIPPDKHNQIFDKFYRLNDARSTNTGGAGLGLAIAKEIVALHEGQIDMQSENGKTVFSVKLPLISQGGYHG, from the coding sequence ATGAATTATGCCAAGCTTAGAATGAAAGTATTCGTGCGAATGCTTAGCCTGATCCTCCTTGCTCTTATAGCGGTGGACGTACTTTATTCATTGGTTCGGGGGCGGCTGGGTGAGGCGGGGGTCCGGCTGTTACAATATGTTTTTGGTTACGAATATGATCATGCGCTTTCCATTTATGAAAGTGTGCTGCGGGATCATTGGGAGATCATCATGCTGATAGCCATATCGGCTTTTTTTCTTATATTCTTCTACTTTTCGTTATCGTGGTTCACCAAATACTTCAATGAAGTCAATGCAGGAATTGACGCTTTAGTTACGGATGAAGCAGACATTAAGCTGTCGCCGGAGATGTCCTCCATGGAGCAGAAGCTGGTATTCGTTAAGCAAACCCTCCAAAAACGTGAGCTGGAAGTGCAGCTGGCGGAACAAAATAAAAGAGATTTGGTGATGTATCTGGCACATGATATAAAAACGCCGCTTACCTCCGTCATTGGCTATTTGAGTTTACTTCACGAAGCCCCTGATATGCCTAAAGAGCAAAAAGAGAACTATACGAAAATAACCTTAGAAAAGGCGTATCATCTGGAGCGTCTGATCAATGATTTTTTTGAAGTCGAAAGATATAACCAGCAAACGATCCAGCTTAAGAAACAGAACGTCGATCTCTCCTATATGTTGATCCAAATGCCGGATGAATTCTATCCCTCTCTCACGCCTGCCGGCAAAAGGATGATTGTTAACGTGGAAGATACTATTACTGTGTATGGTGATTCCGAGAAGCTGGCGCGGGTTTTTAACAATATTCTCAAAAATGCAATTGCCTACAGTGATGATAACAGTACCATTGAGGTGTCGGCAAAAGTTCAGAAGGATATGGCAGCCGTTACCTGTACGAATACCGGAACAACGATTCCGCCGGATAAGCATAATCAAATATTTGATAAGTTCTACCGGCTGAATGATGCCCGTTCAACGAATACGGGAGGTGCAGGTCTGGGCCTTGCCATTGCCAAGGAAATTGTAGCTCTGCATGAAGGACAAATCGACATGCAGAGTGAAAACGGAAAAACCGTATTTAGTGTAAAGCTGCCGCTTATCTCACAAGGAGGTTACCATGGATGA
- a CDS encoding ABC transporter ATP-binding protein — protein MELVLNKLTKQFGRKTAVDQMTITMKPGVYGLLGANGAGKTTLMRMVCGVLNPTAGDVYLDGNRAADLGEEYRSLLGYLPQDFGYYPDFTAGEFMLYVAALKGISPEKARIRSKELLALVGLTEVSAKKIRTFSGGMKQRLGIAQAVLNDPRILVLDEPTAGLDPKERVHFRNLIANFSKDKIVILSTHIVSDIEYISDTVLMIKDGKLIINRPADNIAHEMDGKVWRCVVAKEAAPAISSSFCVANLHHGDDDTVILRVLSDELPMDGAMNEVPTLEDLYLYHFQNDIAEYRGTK, from the coding sequence ATGGAATTAGTGCTGAATAAACTTACCAAACAATTTGGCCGCAAAACTGCGGTCGATCAAATGACAATTACGATGAAGCCGGGAGTGTATGGCTTGCTTGGTGCCAACGGGGCAGGGAAAACAACCTTAATGAGAATGGTCTGCGGGGTGCTGAATCCTACCGCGGGCGATGTTTATCTGGACGGAAACCGTGCCGCGGATTTAGGGGAAGAGTATCGCAGCCTCCTCGGGTATCTTCCGCAGGATTTTGGATATTATCCCGATTTCACAGCCGGGGAATTTATGCTCTACGTCGCTGCACTGAAAGGTATTTCACCGGAGAAAGCAAGAATCCGCAGCAAAGAGCTATTAGCGTTGGTCGGCCTAACTGAAGTGTCAGCGAAAAAAATCCGTACGTTCTCCGGCGGGATGAAGCAGAGACTGGGCATTGCGCAAGCTGTTTTGAACGACCCCCGAATCCTGGTCCTGGACGAACCTACTGCCGGACTTGACCCGAAGGAGCGGGTTCATTTCCGCAATTTAATTGCGAACTTCTCCAAAGACAAGATTGTCATTCTTTCTACTCATATTGTATCCGACATAGAATATATATCCGACACGGTTCTAATGATCAAAGACGGCAAGCTGATTATCAACCGCCCAGCCGACAACATCGCGCACGAAATGGACGGTAAGGTGTGGAGATGTGTGGTTGCGAAGGAGGCGGCCCCTGCCATCAGCAGTTCCTTTTGCGTAGCCAATCTGCACCACGGGGACGATGATACCGTCATCCTTCGTGTTCTTAGTGATGAGCTCCCGATGGACGGCGCCATGAACGAGGTACCTACGCTTGAGGATTTGTACTTGTACCATTTTCAGAATGACATTGCCGAATATAGGGGGACCAAATGA
- a CDS encoding insulinase family protein has product MKHDRLSMDENLNIRYMHYITKDPANIAKVTLAVKVGSVNDGDSKGIAHFLEHMLIVSLSNAAQIAPDKFRIKGTTDFDKTLYEISCADTPEDINQAITLLLEIYSGRLLKIIDMIEVRKDVAEEHDRFDENGQTGLFRTLIDNAELLDSLPIGSRRYIERISFEELQAFHQRNYLTTDAHILIVSGSDDEFIRQFLYRRVETLGILRKINDRQNHSTIKYISKKYLFTTAHDTKRSIFLHDAPGSSVVPGMGKIIKDVAFVVLDYCLNHIFVTDRIFVTKLRYSEIYKFVCIILPVPSIQRQSTYENQVSKYLFQETSSLLNKELFREIMQTYIRQISQSSLTRDIAMKELISYAIYNEPIFGGRVYCTMLHTVSYEQVLEQLSQWLNQGEEISIIVDDSWELPAVPDTY; this is encoded by the coding sequence ATGAAGCATGACCGTTTATCCATGGATGAAAATTTGAATATACGCTACATGCACTACATCACAAAAGACCCTGCCAATATAGCCAAAGTCACACTCGCTGTAAAAGTGGGTTCGGTCAACGATGGAGATTCTAAAGGAATCGCCCATTTTCTAGAGCATATGTTAATTGTATCGCTAAGCAATGCTGCCCAAATCGCTCCTGATAAATTCAGGATTAAAGGAACAACCGATTTTGACAAAACATTATATGAAATATCCTGCGCTGACACACCTGAAGATATCAATCAAGCTATTACTCTTCTGCTCGAAATCTATTCCGGACGGTTATTGAAGATCATCGACATGATTGAAGTCCGTAAAGATGTGGCAGAAGAACATGACCGGTTTGATGAAAATGGCCAGACGGGTCTATTCAGAACACTGATCGATAATGCTGAACTGCTGGACTCACTGCCAATTGGAAGCAGAAGGTATATAGAAAGGATCTCTTTTGAGGAATTGCAGGCATTTCATCAGAGGAACTATCTTACGACAGATGCCCATATATTAATTGTGAGCGGGAGCGATGATGAGTTCATTAGACAATTTCTTTACCGCAGAGTTGAAACACTTGGAATATTACGGAAAATAAATGATAGACAAAATCACAGTACGATTAAATATATATCCAAGAAATATCTTTTTACAACTGCCCATGACACCAAGCGGAGTATATTTCTGCATGATGCACCGGGAAGCAGCGTGGTGCCGGGCATGGGGAAGATTATTAAGGATGTTGCATTTGTAGTTTTGGATTATTGCTTAAACCATATTTTTGTAACAGACCGTATCTTTGTCACTAAGCTGCGTTACAGCGAAATTTATAAGTTTGTGTGTATCATCCTTCCAGTTCCATCCATACAGCGGCAAAGTACCTATGAAAATCAGGTTTCCAAATATCTGTTTCAAGAAACCTCATCATTATTAAATAAAGAGCTGTTTCGGGAAATTATGCAAACCTATATCCGCCAAATATCACAAAGCTCACTTACAAGAGACATAGCTATGAAAGAACTAATATCGTATGCCATATATAATGAACCTATTTTTGGAGGCCGGGTGTATTGTACGATGCTCCACACAGTATCCTATGAGCAAGTACTAGAGCAATTGTCGCAATGGCTTAATCAAGGAGAAGAAATTTCTATTATTGTTGATGACAGTTGGGAGCTGCCGGCTGTGCCTGACACTTACTGA
- a CDS encoding RHS repeat domain-containing protein, whose product MKFTFNRCIFIFGIALFVFLDVTSNSALAMKSYFYDTNGRLVQESALTGETVRYSYDQNGNLKSKSSGESFFQYLSAFSSEQGQSNWYYQIWNGTRYEDMTWNAVESRWRGKKDWDIISKEWMHPDGNDVALKWVAPQTGSIRITGKVAKHPINLQGDGVRVKIMKNGTQVWPASGWQNINGDDSVGVTPTVNVNVVIGDSLYFIVNQNGNNGYDGTTWNPAITYIEKFSSAFSTEQGRNNWYYQTWSGMRYEDMVWNAAESRWQGRKTWNIISKEWMHPDGDVALKWVAPQTGSIRITGKVAKYPTNLQGDGVRVKIMKNGTQVWPASGWQNINGDDSVGITPTVNVNVAIGDSLYFIVNQNGNYGYDGTTWNPAITYIEKFSSAFSTEQGQSNWYYQIWNGTRYEDMTWNAVESRWRGKKDWDIISKEWMHPDGNDVALKWVAPQTGPIRITGKVAKHPINLQGDGVRVKIMKNGTQVWPASGWQNINGGDAVGVTPAVNVNVTIGDALYFIVNQNGNNGYDATTWNPAINYLN is encoded by the coding sequence ATGAAATTCACGTTTAATCGATGTATTTTTATTTTTGGCATTGCATTATTTGTGTTTTTAGATGTCACCTCAAATTCTGCATTGGCTATGAAGTCATATTTTTACGATACGAATGGAAGGTTGGTTCAAGAAAGTGCTCTAACAGGTGAAACAGTCAGATATTCATATGATCAGAATGGAAATCTTAAATCTAAAAGTTCAGGGGAATCTTTCTTTCAATATCTTTCAGCCTTCAGCTCAGAACAAGGGCAAAGCAATTGGTATTACCAAATATGGAACGGTACACGTTACGAAGATATGACATGGAATGCTGTAGAATCAAGATGGAGAGGGAAGAAGGATTGGGATATCATCAGCAAAGAGTGGATGCATCCGGACGGTAATGATGTAGCGCTGAAATGGGTCGCACCACAAACCGGCTCCATACGGATAACAGGGAAAGTAGCTAAACATCCGATCAACCTACAAGGGGACGGTGTCCGGGTAAAAATAATGAAAAATGGCACCCAAGTTTGGCCAGCATCGGGGTGGCAGAATATAAACGGCGATGATTCTGTTGGAGTTACTCCCACTGTTAATGTGAATGTAGTGATAGGAGACTCCCTTTACTTTATTGTTAACCAAAATGGGAACAATGGGTACGATGGTACGACATGGAATCCAGCGATAACCTATATCGAAAAGTTCTCATCCGCCTTCAGCACAGAACAAGGAAGAAACAATTGGTATTATCAAACTTGGAGCGGTATGCGTTACGAAGACATGGTTTGGAATGCAGCCGAATCGAGATGGCAGGGCAGAAAGACTTGGAACATCATCAGCAAAGAGTGGATGCATCCGGACGGTGATGTAGCGCTGAAATGGGTCGCACCACAGACCGGTTCCATACGGATAACGGGGAAAGTAGCTAAATATCCTACCAACTTACAGGGGGACGGTGTCCGGGTAAAAATAATGAAAAACGGCACGCAAGTTTGGCCAGCATCGGGGTGGCAGAATATAAATGGCGATGACTCTGTTGGAATTACTCCCACTGTTAATGTGAATGTAGCGATAGGGGATTCCCTCTACTTTATTGTTAACCAGAATGGTAACTACGGGTACGACGGTACAACATGGAATCCAGCGATAACCTATATCGAAAAATTCTCATCCGCCTTCAGCACAGAACAAGGGCAAAGCAATTGGTATTATCAAATATGGAACGGTACACGTTACGAAGATATGACATGGAATGCTGTAGAATCAAGATGGAGAGGGAAGAAGGATTGGGATATCATCAGCAAAGAGTGGATGCATCCGGACGGTAATGATGTAGCGCTGAAATGGGTCGCACCCCAAACCGGTCCCATACGGATAACGGGGAAAGTAGCTAAGCATCCTATCAATCTACAAGGGGACGGTGTCCGGGTAAAAATAATGAAAAATGGCACCCAAGTTTGGCCAGCATCGGGGTGGCAGAATATAAATGGCGGTGATGCTGTTGGAGTTACTCCTGCTGTTAACGTGAATGTAACGATAGGAGATGCCCTTTACTTTATTGTTAACCAAAATGGTAACAATGGGTATGATGCTACGACATGGAATCCAGCGATTAATTATCTCAACTAA